In one Roseburia intestinalis L1-82 genomic region, the following are encoded:
- a CDS encoding histidine kinase dimerization/phospho-acceptor domain-containing protein, whose protein sequence is MIRWKNIKIPQWVIHLLLVLNMGFYVMIATVDYHHLYYKDYWLAPSKANLNGYTLEISPAPMYYVYMAFLLAEIMTTIGIIISSYCSQRSMPNKGKIHFLMIAAMLSPMLLLSLRILKILKGDDPTPLGILLSCIFMSIAVVKYGLFDPVKNAKNYIIDNLKEAVIVTDADHRFLFLNSMADKIITSINKEQGYSTDDKIYAFIQGSQDFFDWKDRHYQVEETVLKDNELIQGYMMTIVDVTKIIEQNHLMKRLVLQTEDANRAKTNFVSNMSHEIRTPMNSIVGITEILLRSRHSPKEQEYLLNIQSSGRVLLTIINDVLDCSKMEAGKMQLFDEPYDTCSLFHDLRISMENRIGHSGLELIYDIDQDIPCKLKGGYGAYPSGHHKPGE, encoded by the coding sequence ATGATACGCTGGAAAAATATAAAAATTCCACAGTGGGTGATCCATCTGCTTCTTGTGTTAAACATGGGATTTTATGTTATGATCGCAACCGTTGATTATCATCATCTATACTATAAAGATTACTGGCTGGCTCCTTCGAAGGCAAACCTGAACGGATATACGCTGGAAATCTCTCCAGCACCAATGTACTATGTCTATATGGCTTTCTTACTGGCAGAAATCATGACCACGATCGGCATCATCATCTCTTCCTACTGCTCTCAGAGAAGTATGCCCAATAAAGGAAAAATCCATTTTCTTATGATCGCAGCGATGCTTTCACCAATGCTTCTGTTGTCTCTTCGCATTTTAAAAATTCTAAAAGGAGATGATCCAACACCTCTTGGAATTCTGTTGTCCTGTATCTTTATGAGCATTGCCGTTGTAAAATACGGCTTGTTTGATCCTGTCAAAAATGCAAAAAATTATATTATTGATAATCTGAAAGAAGCTGTCATTGTAACAGATGCGGATCACCGTTTCCTTTTTTTAAATTCGATGGCGGATAAAATTATTACTTCTATAAATAAGGAACAGGGATATAGCACGGATGATAAGATATATGCATTTATTCAGGGCAGTCAGGATTTTTTTGACTGGAAAGATCGGCATTATCAGGTGGAAGAAACGGTATTAAAGGACAATGAACTGATACAGGGATATATGATGACGATTGTTGATGTGACAAAGATCATAGAGCAGAACCATCTGATGAAGCGTCTTGTATTACAGACGGAAGATGCCAACCGTGCCAAAACCAACTTCGTTTCGAATATGTCACATGAGATACGTACGCCGATGAACTCTATTGTGGGAATTACAGAGATTTTACTGCGTTCCCGGCATTCACCGAAGGAGCAGGAATATCTGCTGAATATCCAGAGTTCCGGGCGTGTGCTTCTTACAATCATCAATGATGTGCTGGATTGTTCAAAGATGGAAGCCGGTAAAATGCAGCTGTTTGATGAACCGTATGATACATGTTCACTGTTTCATGATCTGAGGATCAGTATGGAAAACAGGATCGGACATTCCGGTCTGGAACTGATCTATGATATTGATCAGGATATTCCATGTAAGCTGAAAGGGGGATATGGGGCGTATCCGTCAGGTCATCATAAACCTGGTGAATAA
- the bglX gene encoding beta-glucosidase BglX, producing MTEQKLIELLRDMSLEEKVNQMSQVTGGFFNGEIVVTGPMEDKGFTEDNVNLAGSVIGSMGAETLKSIQKNYMEKHPHHIPLLFMLDVINGYKTVFPIPLAQGASFEPELSEQCASVAAKEASVSGLHVTFAPMTDLVRDARWGRVMESTGEDPYLNSLFCAAMVRGFQGNSLKDNYAIAACVKHFAGYGAPTAGRDYNTVELSEHTFREFYLPSYQAGIDAGAALVMTSFNTVNGIPATGNKKLMRDILREQMKFDGVLISDWAAIEETIYHGYCADREEAAVRAVEAGVDIDMMTGIYSENLCQMVRDGKIREELIDEACLRILRLKNNLGLFENPYKDADQKKEKEYILCEEHRNLAREAAKKSFVLLKNEEHILPLDQQKRIAFIGPYVDSRNLLGAWSFIADAKDVMTLHEAVQEQYVSENSTFCQGSPMLGADVCLEGFGEQQQQSYTKEQEEHMLQEAVQAAEEADIVVLAIGEDRLQSGEATSNANIRIPEVQEALLDRIAEVNQNIVVVLFSGRPLDIREINKKAKSILQVWLPGTEGARAIVDTLFGKYNPSGKLPMSFPYCVGQVPVHYNEYSTGRPHIEGKDKDRFRSKYLDIPNEPLYPFGYGLSYTTFEVSDIHLDRTWMDTSGQIEAEVTVKNTGNCTGTETLQLYIHDIAASVVRPVKELKDFKKVTLLPGEEKKVVFTITEQELRFLTEDGIYASEAGEFEIFIGKDSLTGNKASFVLKK from the coding sequence ATGACAGAACAGAAATTAATAGAACTCTTGCGGGATATGTCACTGGAAGAAAAAGTAAATCAGATGAGCCAGGTGACAGGAGGATTTTTTAATGGGGAGATCGTTGTCACAGGTCCTATGGAGGATAAGGGATTTACAGAAGACAATGTAAATCTTGCAGGATCAGTCATCGGATCCATGGGCGCTGAAACCCTGAAAAGTATACAAAAAAACTATATGGAAAAGCATCCGCACCATATTCCATTACTGTTTATGTTAGATGTCATAAATGGTTATAAGACAGTGTTTCCAATTCCGCTTGCGCAGGGAGCTTCCTTTGAACCGGAATTGTCAGAACAGTGTGCATCTGTGGCAGCAAAGGAGGCTTCGGTCAGCGGTCTTCATGTGACATTTGCACCTATGACAGATCTGGTAAGAGATGCAAGGTGGGGACGTGTCATGGAATCAACGGGAGAAGATCCTTACCTGAACAGTCTATTCTGTGCAGCAATGGTGCGTGGATTTCAGGGAAACAGCTTAAAAGATAATTATGCAATCGCAGCATGTGTCAAACATTTTGCAGGATATGGTGCACCGACAGCAGGGAGAGATTATAATACGGTAGAACTTTCCGAACATACATTCAGAGAGTTCTATCTGCCATCGTATCAGGCGGGAATAGATGCAGGTGCAGCTCTTGTTATGACATCTTTTAATACAGTTAACGGAATCCCGGCAACCGGAAATAAAAAGTTGATGCGGGACATTTTAAGAGAGCAGATGAAGTTCGATGGTGTACTTATATCAGACTGGGCAGCCATCGAGGAGACCATTTATCACGGATATTGTGCAGACAGAGAAGAAGCAGCAGTGCGTGCAGTGGAAGCAGGCGTAGATATTGACATGATGACAGGAATTTACAGTGAAAATCTGTGTCAGATGGTCAGGGATGGAAAAATAAGAGAAGAGCTTATAGATGAGGCATGTCTTCGTATTCTGCGGCTTAAAAATAATCTGGGACTCTTTGAGAATCCATATAAAGATGCAGATCAGAAAAAAGAAAAGGAATACATTTTATGTGAGGAGCACCGGAATCTGGCGAGGGAAGCAGCAAAGAAATCTTTTGTTTTGTTGAAAAACGAGGAACATATCCTGCCTTTAGATCAACAAAAAAGGATCGCTTTTATTGGTCCGTATGTAGATAGCAGAAACCTGCTTGGAGCCTGGTCATTTATCGCAGATGCCAAGGATGTTATGACGCTGCATGAGGCAGTACAGGAACAGTACGTTTCAGAAAACAGTACATTTTGCCAGGGATCACCAATGTTAGGGGCGGATGTATGTCTGGAAGGATTTGGAGAACAACAGCAGCAATCCTATACTAAGGAGCAGGAGGAACATATGCTGCAAGAGGCGGTACAGGCAGCAGAAGAGGCAGATATCGTAGTACTTGCAATAGGAGAAGACCGTTTACAGTCGGGTGAAGCAACCAGTAACGCAAATATCAGAATCCCTGAGGTACAGGAAGCATTGCTTGATAGAATTGCGGAAGTCAATCAAAATATTGTAGTGGTTTTATTTTCAGGACGTCCGTTAGACATACGTGAAATAAACAAAAAGGCAAAATCTATCCTTCAGGTGTGGCTGCCTGGAACGGAAGGGGCGCGGGCAATTGTGGACACTTTATTTGGAAAGTATAATCCAAGTGGAAAACTGCCTATGAGCTTTCCATATTGTGTAGGACAGGTACCGGTACATTATAATGAATATTCAACAGGACGCCCACATATAGAAGGCAAAGATAAAGACAGATTCCGCTCGAAATATCTGGATATTCCAAATGAGCCATTGTATCCATTTGGATATGGCCTGAGTTACACAACATTTGAGGTATCAGATATTCATTTAGATCGGACATGGATGGATACATCGGGACAGATTGAAGCGGAGGTGACTGTAAAAAATACAGGAAACTGCACGGGAACAGAAACCCTGCAGCTTTATATCCATGATATTGCGGCTTCTGTAGTGCGTCCGGTCAAAGAATTGAAAGATTTTAAGAAGGTTACGCTTTTGCCTGGAGAGGAAAAAAAGGTAGTCTTTACCATAACAGAACAGGAACTGCGTTTTTTGACAGAGGATGGAATCTATGCGAGCGAAGCAGGAGAATTTGAAATATTTATCGGAAAAGACAGTTTGACAGGTAATAAAGCTTCATTTGTATTGAAAAAATGA
- a CDS encoding response regulator transcription factor has protein sequence MKLLLVDDERYVIESIKKNICWERTGITEIYTAFTMKQAQEIITAVKMDIIISDIVMPAATGFDLVQWVREQNFRIQVIFLTSYAEFDYARRAIQLESVEYLLKPIDFEKLEEALKKAEQAVLQEKQIEKLTEASEQWEKDRTILQKDIWRNLLSGNMTRNQFCESAKRMDLYQDGLIYFKLICFYMDHKAEETQKWEPSTIEFIMQNVLTELFHSFYARVDTVFCENECRYWVVLSTDKMPEEGEKIREKDLLNHFVQWMTDHVHSYFWCGAGNWSGFSEVTAQADDLRKMRESSLSVWNEVIYLYEFQPSGTVYKNAELDTWKTLLAGEEVEAVIASIRSYLETVRKNEMITRQFLLSLRTDVTQMVYVWLSEMGIYANALFSDKESENYMLGAVNGFNEMMEYVENLIRKAVGYKLYITKEDSVADQICTYIDSHFREEIHRDELAELVYLNTDYMSRMFKKEKGVSISNYILQKRVDEAKKLLCGSSLPINTVSLHIGYSNFSYFTKMFKENTGLTPLEYRRKFGEGVRI, from the coding sequence ATGAAATTATTGCTGGTGGATGATGAACGTTATGTGATTGAAAGTATAAAGAAAAATATCTGCTGGGAGCGGACAGGTATTACTGAGATTTATACAGCATTTACAATGAAACAGGCGCAGGAAATTATAACAGCTGTTAAAATGGACATTATTATCAGTGATATTGTGATGCCTGCTGCAACAGGATTTGATCTGGTGCAATGGGTGAGGGAGCAGAATTTCAGGATACAGGTTATTTTTCTGACCAGTTATGCGGAATTTGACTATGCAAGACGTGCGATACAGCTGGAAAGCGTTGAATATCTGCTAAAACCAATTGATTTTGAAAAACTGGAAGAAGCATTAAAAAAAGCAGAACAGGCAGTGCTTCAGGAAAAACAGATAGAAAAACTTACAGAAGCGAGTGAACAGTGGGAAAAAGACCGGACAATCCTGCAAAAGGATATCTGGAGAAATTTGTTGAGCGGTAACATGACACGAAACCAGTTCTGCGAATCCGCAAAAAGGATGGATCTGTATCAGGATGGATTGATATATTTTAAACTGATCTGCTTTTATATGGATCATAAAGCGGAAGAGACACAAAAGTGGGAACCTTCCACCATCGAATTTATTATGCAAAATGTGTTGACGGAGTTATTTCATTCCTTTTATGCCAGAGTGGACACTGTATTTTGTGAAAATGAATGTCGATACTGGGTGGTTCTGTCAACGGATAAAATGCCGGAAGAAGGAGAAAAAATAAGGGAAAAAGATCTGCTCAATCATTTTGTGCAATGGATGACAGATCATGTACATTCCTATTTTTGGTGTGGAGCGGGAAATTGGAGTGGATTTTCTGAAGTGACTGCACAGGCTGACGATTTGCGGAAGATGCGCGAAAGCAGTCTGTCGGTATGGAACGAGGTTATATATCTGTATGAGTTCCAACCAAGTGGAACAGTCTATAAAAATGCGGAGCTGGATACATGGAAAACCCTTTTGGCAGGGGAGGAAGTGGAAGCAGTCATAGCAAGCATACGCAGTTATCTGGAGACAGTCAGGAAGAATGAGATGATCACGCGGCAGTTTTTGCTGTCATTAAGGACGGACGTTACACAGATGGTGTATGTATGGCTGTCAGAGATGGGGATTTATGCCAATGCACTTTTTTCAGATAAAGAGAGTGAGAATTACATGCTTGGCGCTGTAAATGGATTTAACGAAATGATGGAGTATGTAGAAAATCTGATACGGAAAGCGGTTGGATATAAATTATATATTACAAAAGAAGACTCTGTTGCAGATCAGATATGTACCTATATTGACAGTCATTTCAGGGAAGAGATACACAGAGATGAACTGGCAGAGTTAGTCTATTTGAATACAGACTATATGTCTCGGATGTTCAAAAAAGAAAAGGGAGTATCTATAAGCAATTATATATTGCAGAAAAGGGTAGACGAAGCAAAAAAACTTTTATGTGGCAGCAGTCTTCCAATCAATACAGTTTCATTACATATTGGATATAGTAATTTTTCCTATTTTACAAAAATGTTTAAGGAAAATACAGGCTTGACGCCGCTGGAATATAGAAGAAAATTTGGAGAGGGAGTACGCATATGA
- a CDS encoding sensor histidine kinase: protein MLDQSGIISEPQSMNTKNTYTIRQGLSRAPFEIRIGISLGGVLSLMAGSLLGMTVLIFMILIMSGISLFHVYSNIMKPLKVFTQNLQQYDEGGYMLNMTEGNLLELEQIDGKFRTMIHQIRKLKITLYERELEKQKIEMDYLKMQIRPHFYLNCLNFIYSMIDFGDYEHARAMTKITSDYLSYIFRNTTDRVPVLAESKHCEDYLKILLLRYPDKFTYYIEVHDEVADAEIFPFLIQVYVENAAKQALMADEKMLISVTVYPEDRDDEKYVNIFISDTGKGFPDEILCKLQNGQNISDNGKHIGIWNCMRRFQYYYGDQGEIHFSNSPLGGAVVDIHVPYKIGRSDTQE from the coding sequence ATGTTAGACCAGAGCGGAATCATATCAGAGCCGCAAAGTATGAATACCAAAAATACTTATACGATCCGTCAGGGATTATCCAGAGCACCCTTTGAGATCAGGATCGGGATTTCTTTAGGCGGTGTCTTAAGCCTGATGGCGGGAAGTCTGCTCGGAATGACAGTATTGATCTTTATGATTCTTATTATGAGTGGGATATCGCTATTTCATGTGTATTCCAATATTATGAAACCGCTTAAAGTGTTCACACAAAACCTTCAGCAATATGATGAGGGTGGATATATGCTGAATATGACGGAAGGAAATCTGCTTGAATTAGAGCAGATTGATGGAAAATTCCGTACAATGATCCATCAGATCCGCAAATTGAAGATCACGCTATATGAACGGGAATTAGAGAAACAGAAAATTGAGATGGATTATCTGAAAATGCAGATCCGGCCGCATTTTTATTTGAATTGCCTGAACTTTATTTACAGCATGATCGACTTTGGCGATTATGAACACGCAAGGGCAATGACAAAAATCACTTCGGATTATCTTTCATATATTTTTCGGAATACAACGGACAGAGTTCCGGTTTTAGCGGAATCAAAGCATTGTGAAGATTATTTAAAAATCCTGCTGCTGAGGTATCCGGATAAGTTTACCTATTATATTGAAGTTCATGATGAAGTGGCAGATGCGGAGATATTTCCATTCTTAATACAGGTTTATGTTGAAAATGCTGCAAAACAGGCATTGATGGCAGATGAAAAAATGCTGATCTCAGTTACGGTATATCCTGAGGACAGGGACGATGAAAAATACGTTAATATTTTTATCTCGGATACGGGAAAGGGATTTCCGGACGAAATATTATGTAAACTACAAAATGGACAAAACATTTCTGACAATGGAAAACATATCGGTATTTGGAACTGTATGAGGCGGTTTCAGTATTATTATGGGGATCAGGGAGAGATCCATTTCAGCAATAGTCCATTAGGTGGTGCCGTTGTGGATATTCATGTTCCATATAAAATCGGAAGGAGCGATACACAGGAATGA